The stretch of DNA GAGACCCGTTCTTCGTGACAAAAGGCCCGAAGAGCACTGGGCGCGAAGTGTTCAACCTGCCTTGGCTGGAACACCACCTATCAAAGTTACCGGTCTTTGCGGCTGAAAACGTCCAGGCTACGCTGCTGGAGTTGACGGTACTGACCATCGTCGAGTCGCTGCAAAGTGCTCAAGCCGATACCCAGGAAATGTTGGTCTGTGGTGGTGGCGCGCACAATGCCACACTGATGAAACGCCTGGCAGATCTACTGCCAAACGCAGTCGTTGCCAGCACTGCCAGCCATGGCGTTGATCCAGACTGGGTCGAGGCCATGGCCTTCGCCTGGCTGGCCCATTGCTGCCTCGAAGGCATAGCCGCGAACCGTCCAAGTGTCACCGGCGCCAAAGGCCTGCGCGTACTCGGCGCGATCTACCCTAACTAAGCAAAACGCAGACAACAAAAAACGCCGTAGAACCGTAAGGCTCTGCGGCGTTTTGTTGTGTGCAGCGCGGTGCGATCAGATCGAGAACGAAGAGCCGCAACCACAGGTCGTGGTGGCGTTCGGGTTCTTGATCACGAAGCGCGAACCTTCCAGACCTTCCTGGTAGTCGACTTCGGCACCGGCCAGGTACTGGAAGCTCATCGGATCAACCACCAGACTCACGCCTTCGCGCTCGACGATGGTGTCGTCTTCGGCTACATCTTCATCGAAGGTGAAACCGTACTGAAACCCTGAACAACCGCCGCCCGTAACGAATACGCGCAGCTTCAAGCGATCATTCCCCTCTTCATCGACCAGGCTCTTCACCTTGTGCGCAGCACCTTGGGTGAATTGCAAAGCCGTGGGGGTGAAGGATTCGACGCTCATGCTGACTATCTCCCGGCGTTACGCCGCCATAATGCGTGATGACGCGCATTATCCGCTTGTCCTAGAAAATCGGTCAACTATTGTTACGGTATATCAATAAACCGACCAACTGCCCAGAATGCAAAAAGGCCCGTCTGACGGGCCTTTTTGCTGTGTTGCCGAAAGTGTTACGGCAGCATACCGGCGTGGGACAAACCGAAGCGCTCGTCCAGTCCGAACAGGATGTTCATGTTCTGCACCGCCTGGCCCGACGCACCCTTGACCAAATTGTCGATCACCGACAACACCACCACCAGATCGCCATCCTGCGGACGGTGAACCGCAATGCGGCAGACGTTGGCGCCGCGAACACTGCGGGTTTCCGGATGGCTGCCGGCCGGCATCACATCGACGAACGGCTCGTTGGCATAACGCTTTTCGAACAGCGCCTGCAGATCCACCGAGCGATCAACCACGGTCGCGTAGAGCGTGGAGTGAATGCCACGGATCATTGGCGTCAGGTGTGGAACGAAGGTCAGGCCGACGTCCTTACCGGCGGCGCGACGCAGGCCCTGGCGAATTTCCGGCAGGTGACGATGACCTTTCACCGCGTAAGCCTTCATGCTTTCCGATGTCTCGGAGTACAGCGAGCCTACCGCTGCGCCACGACCGGCACCGCTGACACCGGATTTGCAGTCGGCGATCAGACGCGAAGTATCGGCCAGACCCGCTTCCAGAAGCGGCAGGAAACCCAGTTGCGTAGCGGTTGGATAGCAACCCGGAACGGCAATCAGGCGTGCCTTCTTGATCTGCTCGCGATTCACTTCGGGCAAACCGTAGACCGCTTCGTCCAGCAGCGCGGGGGCGCCGTGCGGCTGACCGTACCACTTGGCCCACTCTTCAGCGTCCTGCAGACGAAAATCCGCCGACAGGTCGATGACCTTGGTGCCCGCCGCCAGCAGTTCGCCGGCCAGAGCATGAGCTACGCCGTGCGGGGTGGCGAAAAAAACCACGTCGCAAGCACCCAGGGTCTTGATGTCCGGCATGCTGAATGCCAGGCCATCGTAGTGGCCGCGCAGGTTCGGATACATGTCAGCCACGGCCAGACCGGCCTCGGATCGAGAAGTGATCACAACCACTTCTGCCTGCGGATGCTGTGCCAACAGACGCAGCAGTTCGACACCGGTGTAACCCGTGCCGCCGACGATACCGACCTTGACCATAAACCTGCCCTCAACGAACCCACTGGAAAGCTGTCGATAATAGGGGCCGCGCGCGCCTGCGACAACCGTCAAGGTGACGTGCGGACGCTCAAGCCTCTACTATCCCGGCTACCGTGAACCTGGGAATAACCAAAAATGCTCTATCTATGGATCAAAGCGTTTCATATCGTCAGCGTCGTGTGCTGGTTTGCCGGGCTGTTCTACCTGCCGCGGCTGTTCGTTTATCACGCGCAAAGTGAAGACGCGATCAGCAAGGAACGCTTCAGCCTCATGGAACGCAAGCTGTATCGCGGCATCATGGGCCCGGCGATGATCGCTACGCTGATCTTCGGCGGCTGGCTGATCTACCTCAATCCGGGCATCTTCAGCATGGGCGGCTGGATTCACGCCAAGCTGACCCTGGTGGTCTTGCTGATCGGCTATCACCACATGTGCGGCGCGCAGGTAAAACGTTTCGCCCGTGGCGAGAACACCCGCAGCCATGTCTTTTATCGCTGGTTCAATGAAGTGCCGGTTCTGATATTGCTGGCTATCGTAATTCTGGTCGTGGTCAAGCCGTTCTAACTTCAACAGGCACCACACTTCGGGGGATTTCCAATGTCGCTGCCCGCTCTGCTCGAACAACGTCTGCGTCTGCCCGTCGTGGCGGCGCCGATGTTCCTGATTTCCAACCCGGAGCTGGTGCTAGCCTGCTGCCGCAACGGCGTGGTCGGCAGCTTTCCAGCCCTGAACCAGCGTGAAAGCAGCGGCTTCAAAGCCTGGCTGGAACAGATCGAGGCCGGACTGGCGACACTCGACAATCCGGCACCGTATGCGGTGAAC from Pseudomonas sp. P8_229 encodes:
- the erpA gene encoding iron-sulfur cluster insertion protein ErpA, producing the protein MSVESFTPTALQFTQGAAHKVKSLVDEEGNDRLKLRVFVTGGGCSGFQYGFTFDEDVAEDDTIVEREGVSLVVDPMSFQYLAGAEVDYQEGLEGSRFVIKNPNATTTCGCGSSFSI
- the argC gene encoding N-acetyl-gamma-glutamyl-phosphate reductase — translated: MVKVGIVGGTGYTGVELLRLLAQHPQAEVVVITSRSEAGLAVADMYPNLRGHYDGLAFSMPDIKTLGACDVVFFATPHGVAHALAGELLAAGTKVIDLSADFRLQDAEEWAKWYGQPHGAPALLDEAVYGLPEVNREQIKKARLIAVPGCYPTATQLGFLPLLEAGLADTSRLIADCKSGVSGAGRGAAVGSLYSETSESMKAYAVKGHRHLPEIRQGLRRAAGKDVGLTFVPHLTPMIRGIHSTLYATVVDRSVDLQALFEKRYANEPFVDVMPAGSHPETRSVRGANVCRIAVHRPQDGDLVVVLSVIDNLVKGASGQAVQNMNILFGLDERFGLSHAGMLP
- the hemJ gene encoding protoporphyrinogen oxidase HemJ, producing the protein MLYLWIKAFHIVSVVCWFAGLFYLPRLFVYHAQSEDAISKERFSLMERKLYRGIMGPAMIATLIFGGWLIYLNPGIFSMGGWIHAKLTLVVLLIGYHHMCGAQVKRFARGENTRSHVFYRWFNEVPVLILLAIVILVVVKPF